From a region of the Listeria monocytogenes ATCC 19117 genome:
- a CDS encoding alpha/beta hydrolase, with amino-acid sequence MLKRVFFSIILPLGCLVGAIFILLTINTTYPKAANESIPTIFIHGYRGTDRSLHGMIRRFDQKYDWGTESLTVNVSPDGKISTTGTYNKKEKNPLINIVFEDNRATLPQQSMWTKKVMSYLQQNYAIKKFNAVGHSMGGGAWVSYLASYEKNKSYPQVNKIVFLAVPFYPEEYVNGDQQVDIKNANNVHAKFAEKMAKVLPNNTEIMIIGGNLEDGSNSDGEVKLDSVLYGEKLFAHQKVTTHVIKGPQATHSSMHESTVVDKYVGQFLWGEK; translated from the coding sequence ATGCTAAAGCGCGTGTTCTTCTCCATTATCTTACCATTAGGTTGTTTAGTTGGAGCAATTTTTATTTTACTGACGATTAACACGACTTATCCAAAAGCAGCCAATGAATCCATCCCTACCATTTTTATACATGGTTATCGTGGGACAGACCGCTCGCTTCACGGAATGATACGTCGCTTTGACCAAAAGTATGATTGGGGTACAGAGTCATTGACCGTAAATGTAAGCCCAGATGGAAAAATTTCTACTACTGGAACTTATAACAAAAAAGAAAAAAATCCACTTATCAACATTGTTTTTGAAGATAATCGAGCAACGCTTCCTCAACAATCAATGTGGACAAAAAAGGTAATGTCTTATTTACAACAAAATTATGCCATAAAAAAATTTAATGCAGTAGGTCATTCAATGGGTGGCGGTGCTTGGGTTTCTTATTTAGCTAGTTACGAGAAAAACAAGTCCTATCCACAAGTAAATAAAATTGTGTTTCTTGCAGTTCCATTTTATCCGGAAGAATATGTGAATGGCGATCAGCAGGTTGATATTAAAAATGCCAATAATGTGCATGCTAAATTTGCTGAGAAAATGGCCAAAGTTTTACCCAACAATACTGAAATTATGATTATTGGTGGTAATTTGGAAGATGGTTCAAATAGTGATGGTGAAGTGAAATTAGATAGTGTTTTATATGGTGAAAAATTATTTGCACATCAAAAGGTAACGACACATGTCATTAAAGGACCACAAGCTACTCATAGTAGTATGCATGAATCTACTGTAGTGGATAAGTATGTTGGTCAATTTTTATGGGGCGAGAAATAA
- a CDS encoding DUF4064 domain-containing protein — translation MMKRTGEIVLAIIGLVLSILAQAFIAIIGLLMISGSKGKEGLTTFYNNYYKTMTEWEIPKKEIPDPDRVLDFVQTLSWTALTGGLITLALGIFGIYYIFKNKKPVFAGYLFLAAGVVSLLSTALISFIPALLFIVVAILCFVRKPKSTFSGL, via the coding sequence ATGATGAAACGAACTGGTGAGATAGTACTCGCTATTATTGGTCTTGTTTTAAGTATACTCGCACAAGCATTTATTGCTATTATTGGTCTATTGATGATAAGCGGTTCAAAAGGAAAAGAAGGTTTAACAACTTTCTACAACAACTACTACAAAACAATGACTGAATGGGAAATCCCGAAAAAAGAGATTCCTGATCCCGATCGTGTACTAGATTTTGTGCAAACATTATCTTGGACTGCATTAACAGGAGGCTTAATTACGCTCGCACTTGGTATCTTTGGGATTTACTACATATTCAAAAATAAAAAACCAGTTTTTGCTGGATATTTATTTTTAGCAGCAGGCGTTGTATCGTTGCTTTCTACAGCACTAATTAGTTTCATTCCTGCGTTATTATTCATTGTTGTTGCGATACTTTGTTTTGTCCGCAAACCGAAGAGCACTTTTTCTGGATTATAA
- a CDS encoding PspA/IM30 family protein, which produces MANLFEKMKQWNKEVSEKIEKREEKRRNSVSYYMDKTKQEMKDAERMVEKQRELKSLFYKEYKEMEVYVEKRRHQAEIAKEAGETKLADFALEEVAQYEEQLKATKSHYDQASEQLEKLELRMHEMRLKWKNLKTQHLAEMAEKNATETSEKMDKVIHDMSWGSVSDYHEAQKQRDLAEEAEKKADMSKELSQSFDDLMDELEKKTKKSKEIIKDKAQNFTTMVDEIIEREKQNFKKPEKASMEDQLNELEKEAAKEKPKEEKEVLIPELEKKEEENETDK; this is translated from the coding sequence ATGGCAAACCTTTTTGAAAAAATGAAACAATGGAATAAAGAAGTTAGTGAAAAAATCGAGAAACGTGAAGAAAAACGTCGTAATTCGGTAAGTTACTATATGGATAAAACAAAACAAGAAATGAAAGACGCAGAACGCATGGTAGAAAAACAACGCGAACTGAAATCTCTTTTCTATAAAGAATATAAAGAAATGGAAGTTTATGTAGAAAAACGCCGTCATCAAGCTGAAATTGCAAAAGAAGCTGGTGAAACTAAATTAGCTGATTTTGCATTAGAAGAAGTAGCTCAATATGAAGAACAATTAAAAGCAACTAAATCTCATTATGATCAAGCTTCTGAACAACTTGAAAAATTAGAACTACGCATGCACGAAATGCGCCTAAAATGGAAAAACCTTAAAACACAACATTTAGCTGAAATGGCTGAAAAAAATGCAACAGAAACTTCCGAAAAAATGGACAAAGTTATCCATGATATGAGCTGGGGTAGCGTAAGTGACTATCACGAAGCACAAAAACAACGCGATCTAGCTGAAGAAGCTGAAAAGAAAGCTGATATGAGCAAAGAACTTTCTCAATCCTTTGATGATCTAATGGACGAACTAGAAAAGAAAACAAAGAAAAGCAAAGAAATCATCAAAGATAAAGCGCAAAACTTTACAACTATGGTAGATGAAATTATTGAACGCGAAAAACAAAATTTCAAAAAACCAGAAAAAGCTTCGATGGAAGATCAATTAAATGAACTTGAAAAAGAAGCTGCAAAAGAAAAACCAAAAGAAGAAAAAGAAGTATTAATTCCAGAATTAGAGAAAAAAGAAGAAGAAAACGAAACAGATAAATAA